From a region of the Takifugu flavidus isolate HTHZ2018 chromosome 20, ASM371156v2, whole genome shotgun sequence genome:
- the mrps24 gene encoding 28S ribosomal protein S24, mitochondrial, giving the protein MAVSLSTGNVRLWSFLSKSGLLNGSSAGRSLHVTAVCCKNRAARVRVGKGDKPVTYEQAHPPHYIGERKGWLSQHTSNLKGEGGAAERVIEDMFIRRFMFGTFHGCLANEIVIKRRGNILIVCAMMLQKMQPSKFYFLIGYSESLLSHLYKCPVKLEIQTLQDKPVYKYL; this is encoded by the exons ATGGCGGTGTCCTTGAGCACGGGGAACGTGAGGCTTTGG AGTTTCCTATCCAAGTCTGGTTTATTGAACGGCTCCTCTGCAGGCAGAAGCCTCCATGTCACCGCAGTGTGTTGCAAG aaTCGAGCAGCTAGAGTTCGAGTAGGGAAAGGTGACAAACCAGTGACCTACGAGCAGGCGCATCCACCACATTATATCGGCGAACGCAAAGGATGGCTGTCACAGCATACCA GCAACCtcaaaggagagggaggagcagctgaacgCGTCATTGAGGACATGTTCATTAGGAGGTTTATGTTCGGGACCTTCCACGGCTGCCTGGCCAATGAGATTGTGATCAAAAGACGGGGCAACATTCTCATCGTGTGCGCTATGATGCTGCAGAAGATGCAGCCATCCAAGTTTTACTTCCTCATAGGTTATTCTGAGTCTTTGTTGTCGCACTTGTACAAATGCCCCGTCAAGTTAGAGATTCAGACGCTACAGGATAAACCAGTGTACAAGTACCTCTGA
- the gnsb gene encoding glucosamine (N-acetyl)-6-sulfatase (Sanfilippo disease IIID), b: MAAQPLGTGVSSSRRRGASAAVSLLLLPALLTCGVRCAEPRTKPSNIVLIVTDDQDVVLGGLNPMKKTKDLIGNAGATFVNAFTVTPLCCPSRSSILTGQYPHNHGVRNNSLSGNCSSPQWQKGPESQAFPVFLSKLEYQTFFAGKYLNQYGQKDAGHVGHIPPGWDHWHALVGNSQYYNYSLSVNGKEEKHGDNYGDDYLTDLITNRSLTFLDNRSPQLPFFLLLSPPAPHAPWTAAPQHQKDYADIKAPRDGSFDKPGKDKHWLLRQPANPMTASSLTYLDNAYRKRWQTLASVDDMVEKLVEKLKSIDELNNTYIFYTSDNGYHTGQFSLPIDKRQLYEFDIRVPLLVRGPGIAPNQTVEAPVLNIDLAPTILDICGFNVSLANVDGQSFLSQMAPSLRNGTARPFFLVEHTGEGHLTSDPSCPSLGPGLSQCFPDCVCEDAYNNTYACVRTLDSSQNLQYCEFADSESFVEMYDLKSDPHQLENIVKKVDPSVLQVMNQRLIKLQSCQGQSCRGIQ; encoded by the exons ATGGCAGCTCAACCGCTCGGAACCGGAGTCTCCAGTAGCCGGCGGAGAGGAGCCTCTGCCGCCGTctcactcctgctgctgccagcgctgctcacctgtggcgtCAGGTGCGCGGAACCGCGCACCAAACCGAGCAACATCGTGCTGATCGTGACCGACGACCAGGACGTTGTACTGGGAGGACTG aaccCAATGAAGAAGACTAAAGACTTAATAGGAAATGCAGGTGCAACGTTTGTGAATGCT TTTACCGTCACGCCGCTGTGCTgccccagcaggagcagcattcTGACCGGTCAGTACCCCCACAACCACGGGGTGAGGAACAACTCCCTGTCGGGGAACTGCTCCAGCCCTCAGTGGCAGAAGGGCCCCGAGTCCCAGGCGTTCCCCGTCTTCCTCAGCAAACTCGAATACCAGACGTTCTTTGCGGGGAAATACCTCAACCAG TACGGACAGAAGGACGCAGGACATGTCGGCCACATTCCGCCTGGCTGGGACCATTGGCACGCACTG GTGGGCAACTCGCAGTACTACAACTACTCGCTCTCAGTCAAcgggaaagaggagaagcacGGGGACAATTACGGAGACGATTACCTCACCGATCTCATC ACAAATCGCTCGCTCACCTTCCTGGACAACAGGAGCCCTCAGCTCCcgttcttcctgctgctgtctccccCGGCCCCCCACGCTCCCTGGACGGCAGCTCCGCAGCACCAGAAAGACTATGCAGACATCAAAGCCCCCCGAGATGGCAGCTTTGACAAACCGGGAAAG GACAAACACTGGTTGCTGCGCCAACCTGCCAATCCCATGACGGCGAGTTCGCTCACCTATCTGGACAATGCCTACAGGAAACG GTGGCAGACGCTGGCCTCTGTGGACGACATGGTGGAAAAGCTGGTAGAGAAGCTGAAGAGCATCGATGAGCTGAACAACACCTACATCTTCTACACCTCGGACAACGGCTACCACACAG GTCAGTTCTCGCTGCCCATCGATAAGAGGCAGCTGTACGAGTTTGACATCAGGGTGCCGCTCTTGGTCCGTGGACCTGGAATCGCGCCCAACCAGACGGTGGAG GCTCCGGTCTTGAACATCGACCTGGCGCCGACCATACTGGACATATGTGGGTTCAACGTGTCCTTAGCGAATGTGGACGGCCAGTCTTTCCTCTCTCAGATG GCTCCCTCGCTGCGTAACGGCACGGCGCGTCCCTTTTTCCTCGTGGAACACACTGGAGAGGGACACCTAACGAGCGATCCGTCCTGTCCCAGTCTGGGTCCTGGACTATCT CAATGTTTCCCAGACTGCGTGTGTGAGGACGCCTACAACAACACCTACGCCTGCGTCAGGACCCTCGACAGCAGCCAGAACCTGCAGTACTGCGAGTTTGCAGACAGCGAG tcatTTGTAGAAATGTACGACCTGAAATCGGACCCCCACCAGCTGGAGAACATCGTGAAGAAAGTGGATCCGTCCGTCCTGCAGGTGATGAACCAGCGGCTCATAAAGCTCCAGTCCTGCCAGGGCCAAAGCTGCCGCGGCATCCagtga
- the polm gene encoding DNA-directed DNA/RNA polymerase mu, protein MVPLKRRKLVSSHAGNAEAEGSGAAVKFPSVVIFLLERKMGASRRAFLSQLGRSKGFKVEELFSERITHVISENNYINEVRTWLDSHIRGQSLQPAHLLDISWYTESMRAGRPVEILERHKLQEQQINEAAAVVFSVPSYACQRRTTLQNHNTVLTEALSLLAENAELNEEDGRAIAFRRSEAVLKALPKAVTNLADLRGLPCLGEHSLKIIKDVLKDGVSSEVETTRQSDRYKALKVLTGIFGVGAKTADRWIKMGISTLHQLQASGETLNQAQQAGLEHYEDLNQPVAKAEADAIGDVVQKVVLSVLPGALITLIGGFRRGKPTGHDVDFLITHPEEGREVGLLPKVASLLKSQGFLLYQKTTRNSYLESDDGPARLSSNMDRFERCFSIFKLEMNPGTTRSGTPRSSSRTESQSDDHSPQTPGGVHENGLDSRRRSWRAVRVDLVVSPISQFAFALLGWTGSKLFEREMRRWAGHEKAMSLSSHALYDTKQRRYLRAASEEEIFAHLGLEYIPPSERNA, encoded by the exons ATGGTGCCATTAAAACGAAGAAAACTCGTCTCCTCGCATGCTGGGAATGCTGAGGCTGAAGGTAGTGGAGCTGCTGTAAAGTTCCCAAGCGTTGTTATATTCCTGTTGGAACGAAAAATGGGAGCAAGTCGCAGAGCTTTCCTCTCTCAACTCGGGCGAAGCAAAGGATTTAAAGTGGAGGAGCTGTTCAG TGAACGCATCACACATGTCATTTCTGAGAACAACTACATAAATGAAGTCAGGACTTGGCTGGATTCTCACATTAGAGGTCAaagtctgcagcctgctcacctTCTGGACATCAGCTGGTACACGGAGAGCATGCGTGCAGGACGTCCTGTAGAAATACTGGAGAGACATAAATTACAG GAGCAGCAGATTAATGAAGCTGCGGCTGTGGTGTTCTCAGTACCCAGCTATGCCTGTCAGAGACGGACCACACTACAAAATCATAACACTGTCCTCACT GAGGCTTTGTCACTTTTGGCAGAAAATGCTGAGTTGAATGAGGAAGATGGACGGGCCATTGCATTTCGCCGCTCCGAGGCGGTGTTGAAAGCTCTTCCCAAAGCTGTGACGAACCTGGCGGATCTCAGAGGGCTTCCCTGCCTCGGAGAACATTCGCTCAAAATCATCAAA GATGTTTTGAAGGATGGGGTTTCAAGTGAAGTGGAAACAACAAGGCAGTCCGATCGCTACAAGGCGCTGAAG GTTTTAACTGGTATTTTTGGAGTCGGAGCAAAAACTGCAGATCGATGGATCAAAATGGGGATATCCACTCTTCACCAGTTACAGGCTTCAGGAGAGACGCTCAATCAAGCACAACAGGCAG GACTTGAACACTACGAGGACCTAAACCAGCCGGTCGCTAAAGCAGAGGCTGATGCCATTGGTGATGTGGTGCAGAAGgttgtcctgtctgtcctacCTGGAGCACTGATCACTTTGATTGGTGGATTCAGGAG AGGAAAGCCGACGGGCCATGATGTTGACTTCCTAATAACGCAcccagaggagggcagagaagTGGGACTGTTGCCCAAAGTGGCTTCGCTGTTAAAGTCTCAG GGTTTCCTTTTGTACCAGAAAACTACAAGAAACTCTTACCTGGAGTCTGATGACGGTCCTGCTCGGCTGTCCTCCAACATGGACCGTTTTGAGAGGTGTTTCTCCATCTTTAAACTCGAAATGAACCCTGGAACCACACGCTCAGGAACTCCTCGGTCCAGTTCACGCACCGAGAGTCAGAGTGATGATCACAGCCCCCAGACCCCGGGTGGAGTTCATGAAAATGGCCTGGATTCCAGACGCAGGTCGTGGAGAGCCGTCAGAGTGGACCTGGTGGTCTCTCCCATCAGCCAGTTTGCTTTTGCGCTGCTCGGCTGGACAGGATCCAAG CTGTTTGAGAGAGAGATGCGACGGTGGGCGGGGCATGAGAAGGCCATGTCTCTCAGCAGCCATGCTCTTTATGACACCAAGCAG AGAAGGTATCTGAGAGCAGCTTCAGAGGAGGAGATATTTGCCCATCTTGGTCTGGAGTACATTCCTCCATCAGAGAGAAATGCATGA
- the ved gene encoding ventrally expressed dharma/bozozok antagonist — protein sequence MRGHFSIEWMAQSSQSAGKDTLPGPVACGTHSESLPGFYCRQKSGKLPEENRNQALKTLSQHQISHNNQDATEVGFGSGTEEETSGYESEGDHSLSPSAPAESSTASPPPSPPSGRRPRTAFTAEQICSMERAFKRNAYLGTQDKAELCKKLNLSDKQIRNWFQNRRMKLKRTMQDALAHACQANAVPQLLHYPELQAYRPGPYPRFTPAAAVTAPEGSAAASFIHPHSLQYSPALPSVPTLALDSYYQYSSIPGVVLPPATTPLMGSYPTYQYY from the exons ATGAGAGGACATTTTTCTATCGAGTGGATGGCACAGAGCAGCCAGTCTGCTGGAAAAGACACCCTGCCCGGACCTGTCGCCTGTGGGACGCATTCGGAGAGTCTACCTGGTTTTTACTGCAGGCAGAAATCTGGAAAATTACCTGAAGAAAACAGGAATCAGGCCCTGAAAACTTTAAGCCAGCACCAAATCTCCCACAATAATCAGG ACGCCACAGAGGTCGGCTTTggcagtgggacagaggaggagacctCCGGCTATGAGAGCGAAGGAGATCACTCGCTCTCGCCCTCGGCCCCCGCCGAGAGCAGCACGGCCTCCCCGCCGCCGTCGCCTCCGTCAGGGAGGAGGCCCCGCACGGCCTTCACAGCGGAGCAGATCTGCAGCATGGAGAGGGCCTTCAAGAGAAACGCCTATCTGGGAACGCAAGACAAGGCCGAGCTGTGCAAGAAGCTCAATCTGTCAGACAAACAG ATCAGAAACTGGTTCCAGAACAGGAGGATGAAGCTGAAGAGGACGATGCAGGACGCGCTGGCTCATGCCTGTCAGGCCAACGCCGTCCCTCAGCTCCTGCATTACCCCGAGCTGCAGGCCTACAGACCGGGGCCCTACCCCAGGTTCacccctgcagcagcagtcacTGCACCTGAGGgctcagctgctgcctccttcATCCACCCACACAGCCTGCAGTACAGCCCAGCCCTGCCCAGCGTGCCCACTCTGGCTCTAGACTCATATTACCAGTACAGCAGCATCCCCGGAGTCGTGCTGCCCCCAGCAACCACGCCACTGATGGGCTCCTACCCAACTTACCAGTATTACTGA
- the LOC130517238 gene encoding transcriptional activator protein Pur-beta-like has product MVELKMADGDSGSERGGGGGGGFQRDQETQELASKRLDIQNKRFYLDVKQNSKGRFIKIAEVGAGGSKSRLTLSLSVAAEFRDYLGDFIEHYAQLGPSSPEQIAQASAGEDGGPRRALKSEFLVRENRKYYLDLKENQRGRFLRIRQTVNRGPGFGVGGPVGGMLSGQTIALPAQGLIEFRDALAKLIDDYGGDDDELSGGMAAGGYSELPEGTSIMVDSKRFFFDVGSNKYGVFLRVSEVKPSYRNSITIPFKAWSKFGGAFCRYAEEMKEIQERQRDKMYERRDESDGDDVDDD; this is encoded by the coding sequence ATGGTGGAGCTGAAGATGGCGGATGGAGACAGCGGGAGTGAGCGTGGGGGAGGCGGTGGAGGTGGCTTCCAGAGGGACCAGGAGACCCAGGAGCTGGCGTCCAAGCGCTTGGACATTCAGAACAAGCGCTTCTACCTGGACGTCAAGCAGAATAGCAAGGGCAGATTCATCAAGATCGCAGAGGTCGGGGCCGGGGGCTCCAAAAGTCGCCTGACGCTTTCCTTGTCGGTCGCGGCGGAGTTCCGCGACTACCTCGGGGATTTCATCGAGCACTACGCCCAGCTGGGGCCTAGCAGTCCGGAACAGATAGCACAGGCCAGTGCGGGAGAGGACGGCGGGCCGAGGCGAGCGCTCAAAAGCGAGTTCCTCGTTCGGGAGAACCGCAAATACTATCTGGACTTGAAGGAGAACCAGCGGGGAAGATTCCTGCGGATCCGACAGACCGTTAACCGTGGACCTGGCTTCGGAGTTGGGGGCCCCGTGGGCGGCATGCTGTCCGGCCAAACCATAGCTCTTCCGGCCCAGGGGTTAATAGAGTTTAGAGACGCCCTTGCCAAGCTAATAGATGATTACGGAGGAGACGACGATGAGCTGAGCGGAGGCATGGCCGCCGGGGGCTACAGCGAGCTTCCCGAGGGCACCTCCATCATGGTCGACTCCAAGCGCTTCTTTTTCGACGTGGGGTCCAACAAATACGGGGTGTTCCTGCGTGTGAGCGAGGTGAAGCCCAGCTACAGGAACTCTATCACCATCCCCTTCAAAGCCTGGAGCAAATTCGGCGGAGCTTTCTGCAGATACGccgaggagatgaaggagatccaggagaggcagagggataAGATGTACGAGAGGAGAGACGAGTCCGATGGAGATGACGTGGATGACGACTGA
- the LOC130517211 gene encoding metal transporter CNNM3 isoform X1, translated as MVASLAGLRFLLMILLLCWTRYGACSEEAPRVLGLRLEDPPGRVCMTDRIISAPVGATFKIRLIGTDLNGSWPWVAFAGAAGGAAGAVGDTPDPCLEETRRNESVFQVTGEFAKDELYSGLITVQVRQSSISDGEQTFYHLCVSSGGRWASVGPDRLRVNTDRGLPADYIPPWGLAVLIVLFLTVCGVLRTVNLSLLWLDPVELYVLHSCGSEEEKRVAKRLEPVRRRGNFLACSLLFLCAVGHSVLGIFLYRVLSSVVSAAFTSGILIFLLAELAPHILCSGYGFQIAPALTWLAQVCMVLTCPLSCPLGLILDLALRRDISSCGIRERAMEMIRTSVNDPYSEFVKEEFSRGMLRTKTVEDILTPLKDCFMLPSSVVLDFSTMSEIMQSGYTRVPIYEEERSNIVEILYVKDLALVDPDDCTPMTTITKFYNHPLHFVFNDTKLDAMLEEFKKGNSHMAIVQKVNNEGEGDPFYEVLGLVTLEDVIEEIIKAEILDESDGYLDRKVKRPLTALEIPLEPRSSHEEFSLFKPPEGEPKIRTSPQLLLATHRFLSREVEHFSPLRVSEKVLFHLLRHPSVNQEVHFDQNNRLSASHYLYTRNHPVDYFILLLQGRVEVEIGKEGLKFENGAFTYYGVSALTLPSSVHQSPVSSQRHSPRDPFDSAEATSPSSYCPDYTVRALTDLQIIRVTRLQYLNALMASRVGQSPDPPEIKILPNSQTKLLNDKNTTQGGSRAQESSTEEEAHG; from the exons ATGGTGGCCAGCTTGGCAGGTCTACGTTTCTTGTTGATGATATTGTTGCTCTGCTGGACCAGGTACGGCGCCTGCAGCGAGGAAGCCCCACGGGTTCTGGGGCTGCGACTGGAAGACCCGCCGGGCCGGGTGTGCATGACTGATCGGATCATCTCGGCGCCAGTAGGAGCCACGTTCAAGATTCGTCTCATCGGGACTGATCTGAATGGAAGCTGGCCGTGGGTGGCGTTCGCAGGGGCAGCTGGCGGAGCGGCGGGGGCTGTCGGGGATACCCCAGACCCGTGTCTAGAGGAGACCAGACGCAACGAGTCCGTTTTCCAGGTGACGGGGGAGTTCGCCAAGGATGAGCTCTACAGCGGGCTGATAACGGTGCAGGTCAGACAATCGAGCATCTCGGACGGCGAGCAGACCTTCTACCACCTGTGCGTGTCCAGCGGGGGCAGGTGGGCATCTGTGGGCCCGGACAGACTGCGGGTGAACACCGACAGGGGTCTGCCCGCTGACTATATCCCACCGTGGGGTCTGGCCGTCCTGATCGTGTTGTTTCTAACGGTCTGCGGCGTGCTGAGGACGGTGAACCTGAGCCTCCTTTGGCTCGACCCCGTGGAGCTCTACGTCCTCCACAGCTGTGGATCCGAGGAGGAGAAGCGGGTGGCCAAGCGCCTGGAGCCggtcaggaggagaggaaacttcTTG GCGTGTTCCCTGCTGTTCCTGTGCGCCGTGGGTCACTCAGTCCTGGGCATCTTCCTCTACCGGGTGCTGAGCTCTGTGGTGTCAGCAGCTTTCACGAGCGGGatcctgatcttcctcctggcCGAGCTGGCTCCCCACATCCTGTGCTCAGGTTATGGGTTTCAGATCGCTCCAGCTTTGACCTGGCTGGCCCAGGTTTGCATGGTGCTCACCTGTCCCCTGTCCTGCCCCCTTGGCCTGATCCTGGACCTGGCTCTGAGGAGGGACATCAGCAGCTGTGGGATCAGGGAGAGGGCCATGGAGATGATCCGCACCAGCGTCAATGACCCTTACAG CGAGTTTGTGAAGGAGGAGTTCAGCCGCGGGATGCTGCGGACCAAGACGGTGGAGGACATCCTGACGCCACTGAAGGACTGCTTCATGCTGCCCAGCTCGGTCGTCCTGGACTTCTCCACCATGTCTGAGATCATGCAGAGCGGCTACACCAGGGTGCCCATCtatgaggaggagag GTCCAACATCGTGGAGATCCTCTATGTGAAAGATTTGGCTCTGGTGGACCCAGACGACTGCACCCCCATGACCACCATCACCAAGTTCTACAACCACCCGCTGCACTTTGTCTTCAACGACACAAAGCTGGACGCCATGTTGGAGGAGTTCAAGAAAG gCAACTCACACATGGCCATCGTCCAGAAGGTGAACAACGAGGGGGAGGGCGATCCTTTCTATGAGGTGCTGGGTCTGGTCACCTTGGAGGACGTCATCGAGGAGATCATCAAAGCTGAGATCCTGGACGAGTCTGACGGCTACT tGGACAGGAAGGTGAAGCGCCCCCTCACCGCCTTGGAGATCCCTCTGGAGCCTCGAAGCTCCCATGAGGAGTTTTCTCTGTTCAAGCCTCCCGAAGGAGAACCCAAGATTCGTACATCACCGCAGCTCCTGCTGGCTACCCACCGCTTCCTgtccagag AAGTGGAACACTTCAGCCCTCTGCGCGTGTCTGAGAAGGTGCTCTTTCACCTTTTGCGTCACCCCAGTGTCAACCAGGAAGTGCATTTTGACCAAAACAACCGCCTGAGCGCCAGCCACTATCTGTACACGCGGAACCACCCTGTGGACTATTTCATCCTGCTGCTACag GGCCGTGTGGAGGTGGAAATCGGGAAGGAAGGCCTGAAGTTTGAGAATGGAGCGTTTACCTACTACGGCGTGTCTGCGCTGACACTGCCCTCTTCTG TGCACCAGTCTCCAGTGTCTAGCCAGCGTCACTCTCCCAGGGATCCCTTCGATTCAGCTGAGGCGACAAGCCCGTCCAGCTACTGTCCCGACTACACCGTCCGAGCGCTCACCGACCTGCAGATCATACGG GTTACGCGTCTGCAGTATCTGAACGCTCTCATGGCATCCCGGGTTGGTCAGAGTCCAGATCCTCCTGAGATTAAAATCCTCCCCAACAGTCAGACCAAGCTCCTCAACGACAAAAACACCACACAAG GTGGCAGTAGAGCCCAGGAGAGCTCCACAGAAGAGGAGGCTCATGGGTAG
- the LOC130517211 gene encoding metal transporter CNNM3 isoform X2, translating to MVASLAGLRFLLMILLLCWTRYGACSEEAPRVLGLRLEDPPGRVCMTDRIISAPVGATFKIRLIGTDLNGSWPWVAFAGAAGGAAGAVGDTPDPCLEETRRNESVFQVTGEFAKDELYSGLITVQVRQSSISDGEQTFYHLCVSSGGRWASVGPDRLRVNTDRGLPADYIPPWGLAVLIVLFLTVCGVLRTVNLSLLWLDPVELYVLHSCGSEEEKRVAKRLEPVRRRGNFLACSLLFLCAVGHSVLGIFLYRVLSSVVSAAFTSGILIFLLAELAPHILCSGYGFQIAPALTWLAQVCMVLTCPLSCPLGLILDLALRRDISSCGIRERAMEMIRTSVNDPYSEFVKEEFSRGMLRTKTVEDILTPLKDCFMLPSSVVLDFSTMSEIMQSGYTRVPIYEEERSNIVEILYVKDLALVDPDDCTPMTTITKFYNHPLHFVFNDTKLDAMLEEFKKGNSHMAIVQKVNNEGEGDPFYEVLGLVTLEDVIEEIIKAEILDESDGYLDRKVKRPLTALEIPLEPRSSHEEFSLFKPPEGEPKIRTSPQLLLATHRFLSREVEHFSPLRVSEKVLFHLLRHPSVNQEVHFDQNNRLSASHYLYTRNHPVDYFILLLQGRVEVEIGKEGLKFENGAFTYYGVSALTLPSSVHQSPVSSQRHSPRDPFDSAEATSPSSYCPDYTVRALTDLQIIRVTRLQYLNALMASRVGQSPDPPEIKILPNSQTKLLNDKNTTQEFPVNFSFFDSIENYC from the exons ATGGTGGCCAGCTTGGCAGGTCTACGTTTCTTGTTGATGATATTGTTGCTCTGCTGGACCAGGTACGGCGCCTGCAGCGAGGAAGCCCCACGGGTTCTGGGGCTGCGACTGGAAGACCCGCCGGGCCGGGTGTGCATGACTGATCGGATCATCTCGGCGCCAGTAGGAGCCACGTTCAAGATTCGTCTCATCGGGACTGATCTGAATGGAAGCTGGCCGTGGGTGGCGTTCGCAGGGGCAGCTGGCGGAGCGGCGGGGGCTGTCGGGGATACCCCAGACCCGTGTCTAGAGGAGACCAGACGCAACGAGTCCGTTTTCCAGGTGACGGGGGAGTTCGCCAAGGATGAGCTCTACAGCGGGCTGATAACGGTGCAGGTCAGACAATCGAGCATCTCGGACGGCGAGCAGACCTTCTACCACCTGTGCGTGTCCAGCGGGGGCAGGTGGGCATCTGTGGGCCCGGACAGACTGCGGGTGAACACCGACAGGGGTCTGCCCGCTGACTATATCCCACCGTGGGGTCTGGCCGTCCTGATCGTGTTGTTTCTAACGGTCTGCGGCGTGCTGAGGACGGTGAACCTGAGCCTCCTTTGGCTCGACCCCGTGGAGCTCTACGTCCTCCACAGCTGTGGATCCGAGGAGGAGAAGCGGGTGGCCAAGCGCCTGGAGCCggtcaggaggagaggaaacttcTTG GCGTGTTCCCTGCTGTTCCTGTGCGCCGTGGGTCACTCAGTCCTGGGCATCTTCCTCTACCGGGTGCTGAGCTCTGTGGTGTCAGCAGCTTTCACGAGCGGGatcctgatcttcctcctggcCGAGCTGGCTCCCCACATCCTGTGCTCAGGTTATGGGTTTCAGATCGCTCCAGCTTTGACCTGGCTGGCCCAGGTTTGCATGGTGCTCACCTGTCCCCTGTCCTGCCCCCTTGGCCTGATCCTGGACCTGGCTCTGAGGAGGGACATCAGCAGCTGTGGGATCAGGGAGAGGGCCATGGAGATGATCCGCACCAGCGTCAATGACCCTTACAG CGAGTTTGTGAAGGAGGAGTTCAGCCGCGGGATGCTGCGGACCAAGACGGTGGAGGACATCCTGACGCCACTGAAGGACTGCTTCATGCTGCCCAGCTCGGTCGTCCTGGACTTCTCCACCATGTCTGAGATCATGCAGAGCGGCTACACCAGGGTGCCCATCtatgaggaggagag GTCCAACATCGTGGAGATCCTCTATGTGAAAGATTTGGCTCTGGTGGACCCAGACGACTGCACCCCCATGACCACCATCACCAAGTTCTACAACCACCCGCTGCACTTTGTCTTCAACGACACAAAGCTGGACGCCATGTTGGAGGAGTTCAAGAAAG gCAACTCACACATGGCCATCGTCCAGAAGGTGAACAACGAGGGGGAGGGCGATCCTTTCTATGAGGTGCTGGGTCTGGTCACCTTGGAGGACGTCATCGAGGAGATCATCAAAGCTGAGATCCTGGACGAGTCTGACGGCTACT tGGACAGGAAGGTGAAGCGCCCCCTCACCGCCTTGGAGATCCCTCTGGAGCCTCGAAGCTCCCATGAGGAGTTTTCTCTGTTCAAGCCTCCCGAAGGAGAACCCAAGATTCGTACATCACCGCAGCTCCTGCTGGCTACCCACCGCTTCCTgtccagag AAGTGGAACACTTCAGCCCTCTGCGCGTGTCTGAGAAGGTGCTCTTTCACCTTTTGCGTCACCCCAGTGTCAACCAGGAAGTGCATTTTGACCAAAACAACCGCCTGAGCGCCAGCCACTATCTGTACACGCGGAACCACCCTGTGGACTATTTCATCCTGCTGCTACag GGCCGTGTGGAGGTGGAAATCGGGAAGGAAGGCCTGAAGTTTGAGAATGGAGCGTTTACCTACTACGGCGTGTCTGCGCTGACACTGCCCTCTTCTG TGCACCAGTCTCCAGTGTCTAGCCAGCGTCACTCTCCCAGGGATCCCTTCGATTCAGCTGAGGCGACAAGCCCGTCCAGCTACTGTCCCGACTACACCGTCCGAGCGCTCACCGACCTGCAGATCATACGG GTTACGCGTCTGCAGTATCTGAACGCTCTCATGGCATCCCGGGTTGGTCAGAGTCCAGATCCTCCTGAGATTAAAATCCTCCCCAACAGTCAGACCAAGCTCCTCAACGACAAAAACACCACACAAG AGTTCCCTGTAAACTTTTCATTCTTTGATTCCATTGAGAACTACTGTTAG